A single window of Balaenoptera acutorostrata chromosome X, mBalAcu1.1, whole genome shotgun sequence DNA harbors:
- the XPNPEP2 gene encoding xaa-Pro aminopeptidase 2, which produces MAWAPWGCYPWLVLLCACAWGRPKSLDLREDVRNCSISPPYLPVTVVNTTAQLTALRQQMHTQNLSAYIVPDTDAHMSEYISDYDKRRAWITGFTGSAGIAVVTMGKAALWTDSRYWTQAERQMDCIWELHKEVGTTPVVIWLLTEIPVGGRVGFDPFLLPINSWERYNVALRDSGRELVSITVNLVDLLWGSERPPVPSEPIYALQEAFTGSSWQEKVSGIRSQMRKHREAPTAVLLSALDETAWLFNLRSSDIPYNPFFYSYTLLTDSSIRLFANKSRFSSETLQYLNSGCTGSMCVQLEDYSQVRDSVQAYTSGVVKIWIGTSYTSYGLYEVIPKEKLIADTYSPVMVTKAVKNSKEQTLLRASHVRDAVAVIRYLVWLEENVPKGTVDEFSGAELLEKFRGEEEFFSGSSFETISASGLNAALAHYSPTKELHRKLSSDEMYLLDSGGQYWDGTTDITRTVHWGTPSAFQKEAYTRVLIGNIDLSRLVFPAATSGRMVEAFARRALWDVGLNYGHGTGHGIGNFLCVHEWPVGFQSGNIAMAKGMFTSIEPGYYQDGEFGIRLEDVALVVEAKTKYPGTYLTFEVVSLVPYDRNLIDISLLSPEQLQYLNRYYQTIREKVGPELQRRQLLEEFSWLQRHTEPLAARAAPTASLAPLMTVSALTILSWSV; this is translated from the exons ATGGCCTGGGCTCCCTGGGGCTGCTACCCCTGGCTTGTCCTCCTCTGTG CTTGTGCCTGGGGCCGCCCAAAGTCACTGGACCTGAGAGAGGATGTGAGAAACTGTTCAATCAGCCCTCCG TACCTTCCAGTTACTGTGGTCAATACCACAGCGCAGCTCACAGCCCTCCGCCAGCAGATGCACACCCAGAATCTCTCTGCCTACATCGTCCCCGACACGGATGCCCACATG AGCGAGTACATCAGCGACTATGACAAGAGGCGTGCGTGGATTACAGGCTTTACGGGGTCTGCAG GAATCGCCGTGGTGACCATGGGGAAAGCCGCTCTCTGGACCGACAGCCGCTACTGGACCCAGGCTGAGCGGCAGATGGACTGCATCTGGGAGCTCCATAAGGAAG TTGGCACCACTCCTGTTGTCATCTGGCTCCTCACCGAGATTCCTGTTGGAGGGCGTGTGGGCTTCGACCCCTTCCTCTTGCCCATCA ATTCCTGGGAGAGATATAACGTGGCCCTCCGAGACTCTGGCAGAGAGCTGGTGTCCATCACCGTCAACCTTGTGGACCTGCTGTGGGGGTCAGAGAGGCCTCCGGTGCCAAGTGAGCCCATCTATGCCCTGCAGGAGGCATTTACAG GAAGCAGCTGGCAGGAGAAAGTATCTGGCATCCGCAGCCAGATGCGGAAGCATCGTGAGGCCCCAACTGCCGTGCTTCTGTCCGCACTTGATGAGACGGCCT GGCTCTTCAACCTTCGCAGCAGTGACATCCCTTATAACCCCTTCTTCTATTCCTACACGCTGCTCACTGACTCCTCCATCAG GTTATTTGCAAACAAGAGTCGCTTTAGCTCCGAGACCCTGCAGTACCTGAACTCTGGCTGCACGGGTTCCATGTGTGTGCAACTCGAAGATTACAGCCAAGTCCGTGACAGCGTCCAGGCTTACACCTCAGGAGTCGTGAAGATCTGGATCGGGACCAGCTACACCTCGTATGGGCTCTATGAAGTGATACCCAAG GAGAAACTCATAGCAGACACCTACTCCCCAGTGATGGTAACCAAGGCGGTGAAAAACAGCAAGGAGCAGACCCTCCTCAGGGCCAGCCAT GTGCGGGACGCTGTGGCTGTGATCCGATACTTGGTCTGGCTGGAGGAGAACGTGCCCAAAGGCACCGTGGATGAGTTCTCAGGGGCAGAGCTGCTGGAGAAGTTCCGAGG AGAAGAAGAGTTCTTCTCTGGATCCAGTTTTGAAACCATCTCTGCTAGTGGCCTGAATGCTGCCCTGGCCCACTACAG ccccaccAAGGAGCTGCACCGCAAGCTGTCCTCAGATGAGATGTACCTGCTGGATTCCGGGGGACAATACTG GGACGGGACAACAGACATCACCAGAACAGTCCACTGGGGCACCCCCTCTGCTTTCCAAAAG GAGGCGTACACCCGCGTGTTGATAGGAAACATTGATCTCTCCAGACTCGTCTTCCCAGCTGCTACATCAG GGCGAATGGTGGAGGCCTTTGCCCGCAGAGCCCTGTGGGATGTTGGCCTCAATTATGGTCATGGGACAGGCCACGGCATTGGCAACTTCCTGTGTGTGCACGAAT GGCCAGTGGGATTCCAGTCTGGCAACATTGCCATGGCCAAGGGCATGTTCACTTCCATCG AACCTGGTTACTATCAGGATGGAGAATTTGGGATCCGTCTTGAAGATGTGGCCCTCGTGGTAGAAGCAAAGACCAAG TACCCAGGGACCTACCTGACATTTGAAGTGGTGTCGTTGGTGCCCTATGACCGGAACCTCATCGATATCAGCCTGCTGTCCCCCGAGCAG CTCCAGTACCTGAACCGCTACTACCAGACCATCCGCGAGAAGGTGGGCCCCGAGCTCCAGCGGCGCCAGCTGCTGGAGGAGTTCTCCTGGCTGCAACGGCACACGGAGCCCCTGGCCGCCAGGGCAGCGCCCACCGCCTCCTTGGCCCCTCTGATGACAGTCTCTGCTCTCACCATCCTCAGCTGGAGTGTCTAG